In the genome of Vicia villosa cultivar HV-30 ecotype Madison, WI linkage group LG7, Vvil1.0, whole genome shotgun sequence, one region contains:
- the LOC131621019 gene encoding phosphoinositide phospholipase C 2-like isoform X2, whose amino-acid sequence MTLPLSHYFIYTGHNSYLTGNQLSSDCSDVPIINALKRGVRVIELDIWPNASKDNVDVLHGRTLTTPVELIRCLRSIKEHAFVASEYPVVITLEDHLTPDLQAKVAEMVTETFGDILFVPGSESLKEFPSPESLKKRIIISTKPPKEYLETKEVKEKEDDSLHGKASGDDEAWGKEVPSFKCVSISDYKGVHLDKEDIHDEEDLDESDKSHHHIAPEYKGLIAIHAGKSKGGIEAWLKVDPEKARRISLSEQQLEKAVITHGKEIVRFTQKNILRVFPKGTRIDSSNYNPLIGWVHGAQMVAFNMQGYGRSLWLMHGMFRANGGCGYVKKPDFLLTTGPDNKVFDPKAKLPVKTTLKVTVYMGEGWYYDFKHTHFDQYSPPDFYTRVGIAGVPNDSIMKKTKAIEDNWLPTWNEVFEFPLTVPELALLRIEVHEYDMSEKDDFGGQTCLPVSELRSGIRAVSLHSQKGDKYNSVKLLMRFEFY is encoded by the exons ATGACATTACCCTTGTCACATTACTTCATATATACCGGCCACAATTCCTATCTAACCGGAAATCAGCTGAGCAGTGACTGCAGCGACGTTCCAATCATAAATGCATTGAAGAGAGGTGTAAGAGTTATTGAGTTGGACATATGGCCTAATGCTTCAAAGGATAACGTTGATGTTCTTCACGGAAG gACACTGACAACTCCGGTAGAGCTCATTAGATGTTTGAGGTCTATTAAGGAACATGCCTTTGTCGCATCAGAATATCCGGTCGTAATAACGCTAGAAGACCATCTTACTCCAGATCTTCAGGCTAAAGTAGCTGAG ATGGTCACTGAAACGTTCGGAGACATACTATTTGTTCCTGGCTCGGAAAGTTTGAAGGAATTTCCTTCTCCGGAATCACTTAAAAAGAGGATTATTATATCAACCAAACCACCTAAAGAGTATCTTGAGACGAAAGAAGTAAAGGAAAAAGAAGATGATTCATTGCATGGAAAGGCTTCGGGTGATGATGAAGCTTGGGGGAAGGAGGTCCCGAGCTTCAAGTGTGTTTCTATATCCGATTACAAG GGAGTCCATTTGGATAAAGAAGATATTCACGACGAGGAAGATCTTGATGAATCGGATAAATCACATCATCATATAGCTCCAGAATATAAAGGTTTAATTGCCATTCATGCTGGGAAGTCAAAAGGAGGTATAGAAGCATGGCTCAAAGTCGATCCGGAGAAAGCGAGGCGTATAAGTTTAAGTGAGCAGCAACTTGAAAAGGCTGTTATAACTCATGGAAAAGAAATTGTCAG GTTTACTCAGAAGAATATTCTGAGGGTGTTTCCGAAAGGTACTCGCATTGACTCGTCGAATTATAACCCATTAATTGGTTGGGTTCATGGAGCTCAAATGGTTGCATTCAACATGCAG GGATATGGGAGATCACTTTGGTTGATGCATGGTATGTTCAGAGCCAATGGAGGATGTGGTTATGTTAAAAAACCTGATTTTCTCTTAACGACCGGTCCGGATAACAAGGTATTCGATCCTAAAGCTAAGTTACCCGTGAAGACTACTTTGAAG GTGACTGTATACATGGGAGAAGGATGGTATTACGATTTCAAGCATACACACTTCGATCAATATTCACCTCCCGATTTCTAtacaaga GTTGGGATTGCGGGAGTCCCGAATGATAGTATAATGAAAAAAACAAAGGCAATAGAGGACAATTGGTTGCCTACATGGAACGAGGTATTCGAGTTTCCGCTTACCGTTCCAGAACTAGCCCTACTTCGCATAGAAGTCCACGAGTACGACATGTCTGAGAAAGACGACTTTGGTGGCCAGACATGCCTACCTGTTTCGGAGTTAAGAAGCGGCATTCGAGCAGTTTCACTTCATAGCCAGAAGGGAGATAAATACAACTCTGTAAAGCTTCTTATGCGCtttgaattttattaa
- the LOC131617636 gene encoding putative serine/threonine-protein kinase-like protein CCR3, translated as MKTNSLSSVIFSSLTLLFLLSSTPTSNALGSGTTLAVVDSTATVCGIVSANQSRNIVCYRHGRLIPAIPDVSFSSISGGKNYFCGIISGNYSILCWDTVSSNTTFQRRRLYYNGTVLYENLSVGDSHVCATVVNLGTVSCWRINKGFVLPSGFDQFSLITSGFGFSCGILKGNDSGSVRCFGNVNGSIAEKIENEFMNVSMVSLVAGESHVCGLDSIGFLVCKGSNNFGQINVPDQDKPLEYSDLALGAEHSCAIRRSNGSVVCWGGRGLFSVNATESVSFEVIVSGSNFTCGLTTNNFSVICWGPGWFNNDSGSVLKLPLPPILPGVCVQSSCSECGIYPHSQYLCSSFGNICKAKPCWPQMQVLAPPEGEPPWQPGLPVSSSKALTKGLLAFVIVGSIGTFAGFCTVVYCLWTGVCFGKKKVHSSVQPTITRAGSFNCGAFSNYSPPSRASTIRRQSSRIMRRQRSGTSSTRQPDKSEEFTLADLVTATNNFSPENKIGAGSYGVVYKGKLADGREVAIKRGETGTITKVFQEKESAFESELVFLSRLHHKHLVRLVGFCDEKDERLLVYEFMKNGALYDHLHDKNNVDKNSSLLNTWKMRIKIALDASRGIEYLHNYAVPSIIHRDIKSSNILIDANWTARVSDFGLSLMSPDSDHDYIPTKAAGTVGYIDPEYYGLNVLTSKSDVYGLGVVLLELLTGKRAIFKNDENGGTPVSIVDFAVPIIMEGEIAKILDQRVEPPEMNEKEAVELVAYTAMHCVHLEGKGRPTMADIVANLERAFTLCDSSSHGSISSDTISVGSD; from the coding sequence ATGAAGACCAATTCACTCTCCTCCGTCATCTTTTCATCTCTCACCCTCCTTTTCCTCCTTTCTTCGACACCCACTTCCAATGCTCTCGGCTCCGGCACCACCCTCGCCGTCGTCGACTCCACCGCCACCGTCTGCGGCATCGTCTCAGCCAACCAATCCCGCAACATTGTCTGCTACCGTCACGGCCGTCTCATCCCCGCCATACCTGACGTCTCCTTCTCCTCAATCTCCGGCGGGAAAAACTACTTCTGCGGCATTATTTCCGGGAACTACAGTATTCTCTGTTGGGACACTGTTTCATCAAACACGACTTTTCAAAGGAGAAGACTTTACTATAATGGTACTGTTCTATACGAGAATCTCTCTGTCGGTGATTCCCATGTTTGTGCTACCGTGGTTAACCTCGGAACGGTGTCGTGTTGGAGAATCAATAAAGGTTTTGTTTTGCCATCTGGGTTTGATCAATTTTCGTTGATAACTTCTGGGTTTGGATTCTCTTGTGGAATTTTGAAGGGAAATGATTCTGGGTCGGTTCGATGTTTTGGGAATGTGAATGGATCAATAGCTGAAAAGATAGAAAATGAGTTTATGAATGTTTCTATGGTGAGTCTTGTAGCTGGGGAGTCACATGTTTGTGGATTGGATTCAATAGGGTTTTTAGTTTGTAAAGGAAGTAACAATTTTGGTCAAATTAATGTTCCTGATCAAGATAAGCCTTTGGAGTATTCTGATTTAGCGTTAGGAGCTGAACATAGTTGCGCTATTAGAAGATCTAATGGTTCTGTTGTTTGTTGGGGTGGTAGAGGATTGTTTTCTGTTAATGCGACAGAAAGTGTTTCTTTTGAGGTTATTGTTTCGGGTTCGAATTTTACCTGTGGACTAACAACAAACAATTTTTCGGTTATTTGTTGGGGTCCTGGTTGGTTTAATAACGATTCGGGTTCGGTTCTTAAGCTTCCTTTGCCTCCTATTCTTCCAGGTGTTTGTGTTCAATCTTCTTGTAGTGAATGTGGTATATATCCTCATTCTCAGTATTTGTGTTCTAGTTTTGGTAACATTTGTAAGGCGAAACCTTGTTGGCCTCAAATGCAGGTTCTGGCGCCGCCAGAGGGAGAACCACCGTGGCAGCCGGGGTTGCCTGTTTCGAGTTCAAAAGCGTTGACAAAAGGTTTATTGGCATTTGTTATTGTTGGATCAATTGGAACATTTGCTGGTTTTTGCACTGTGGTTTATTGTTTGTGGACTGGTGTTTGTTTTGGTAAGAAGAAAGTTCACAGTTCAGTTCAACCGACCATAACTAGGGCTGGAAGTTTCAATTGTGGCGCATTTTCGAATTACAGTCCGCCTTCGAGAGCGTCCACTATTAGGCGACAGAGTTCGAGGATAATGAGGCGTCAGAGAAGCGGAACTTCATCGACAAGACAACCAGATAAGTCAGAGGAGTTCACTCTTGCTGACCTTGTTACAGCCACCAACAATTTCTCACCTGAGAACAAGATTGGTGCTGGAAGCTACGGTGTTGTTTACAAAGGTAAACTCGCCGATGGCCGGGAGGTAGCAATCAAAAGAGGCGAAACTGGTACAATAACAAAGGTTTTTCAAGAGAAAGAGAGCGCGTTTGAGTCTGAATTAGTCTTTTTGTCACGTCTGCATCACAAGCATTTAGTTAGGCTAGTCGGTTTCTGTGACGAGAAAGATGAAAGGCTCTTGGTGTATGAGTTCATGAAGAATGGAGCATTGTATGATCATTTGCACGACAAGAATAACGTCGACAAGAATAGTAGTTTACTGAATACTTGGAAAATGAGGATCAAAATCGCATTGGATGCTTCTCGAGGAATTGAGTATCTCCATAATTATGCAGTTCCATCAATAATTCACAGAGACATAAAGTCATCAAACATTCTCATTGATGCGAATTGGACAGCGCGAGTATCTGATTTCGGATTATCATTAATGAGTCCTGATTCAGATCACGACTACATACCAACGAAAGCAGCAGGAACGGTCGGATACATTGATCCCGAATATTACGGTCTAAATGTATTAACATCAAAGAGTGATGTATACGGTCTCGGAGTAGTTTTACTAGAACTATTAACAGGAAAAAGAGCTATATTCAAGAACGACGAAAACGGAGGAACACCGGTGAGTATAGTTGATTTTGCAGTGCCTATAATCATGGAAGGAGAAATAGCGAAAATTTTGGATCAAAGAGTCGAACCACCagagatgaatgaaaaagaagCAGTGGAATTGGTAGCATATACTGCAATGCATTGTGTGCATTTGGAAGGAAAAGGTAGACCAACAATGGCGGATATTGTAGCGAATTTGGAACGGGCTTTCACTCTTTGTGATAGTAGTAGTCATGGCAGCATTTCAAGTGATACAATCTCTGTTGGATCTGACTGA
- the LOC131621019 gene encoding phosphoinositide phospholipase C 2-like isoform X1 has product MSKQTYSVCLCWRRRFKLALSEAPQEIKTLFDQYSENELMTASNLKRFLIDVQKQEQATEEEAQAIIDSFKHFHRRGAGLNLETFFKFLFSDSNLSILPSIGVHHDMTLPLSHYFIYTGHNSYLTGNQLSSDCSDVPIINALKRGVRVIELDIWPNASKDNVDVLHGRTLTTPVELIRCLRSIKEHAFVASEYPVVITLEDHLTPDLQAKVAEMVTETFGDILFVPGSESLKEFPSPESLKKRIIISTKPPKEYLETKEVKEKEDDSLHGKASGDDEAWGKEVPSFKCVSISDYKGVHLDKEDIHDEEDLDESDKSHHHIAPEYKGLIAIHAGKSKGGIEAWLKVDPEKARRISLSEQQLEKAVITHGKEIVRFTQKNILRVFPKGTRIDSSNYNPLIGWVHGAQMVAFNMQGYGRSLWLMHGMFRANGGCGYVKKPDFLLTTGPDNKVFDPKAKLPVKTTLKVTVYMGEGWYYDFKHTHFDQYSPPDFYTRVGIAGVPNDSIMKKTKAIEDNWLPTWNEVFEFPLTVPELALLRIEVHEYDMSEKDDFGGQTCLPVSELRSGIRAVSLHSQKGDKYNSVKLLMRFEFY; this is encoded by the exons atgtcaAAACAAACATACAGTGTCTGTTTATGCTGGCGTAGAAGATTCAAGCTAGCTTTATCAGAAGCACCACAAGAGATCAAGACCCTTTTTGATCAGTACTCAGAAAATGAACTCATGacagcttcaaaccttaaaagatTCTTAATTGATGTTCAGAAACAAGAACAAGCTACTGAAGAAGAAGCACAAGCTATCATTGATAGCTTCAAACATTTTCATCGAAGGGGTGCTGGACTTAACCTTGAAACTTTCTTCAAGTTTCTATTCAGTGATAGTAACCTCTCTATTTTGCCTTCAATTGGG GTGCATCATGATATGACATTACCCTTGTCACATTACTTCATATATACCGGCCACAATTCCTATCTAACCGGAAATCAGCTGAGCAGTGACTGCAGCGACGTTCCAATCATAAATGCATTGAAGAGAGGTGTAAGAGTTATTGAGTTGGACATATGGCCTAATGCTTCAAAGGATAACGTTGATGTTCTTCACGGAAG gACACTGACAACTCCGGTAGAGCTCATTAGATGTTTGAGGTCTATTAAGGAACATGCCTTTGTCGCATCAGAATATCCGGTCGTAATAACGCTAGAAGACCATCTTACTCCAGATCTTCAGGCTAAAGTAGCTGAG ATGGTCACTGAAACGTTCGGAGACATACTATTTGTTCCTGGCTCGGAAAGTTTGAAGGAATTTCCTTCTCCGGAATCACTTAAAAAGAGGATTATTATATCAACCAAACCACCTAAAGAGTATCTTGAGACGAAAGAAGTAAAGGAAAAAGAAGATGATTCATTGCATGGAAAGGCTTCGGGTGATGATGAAGCTTGGGGGAAGGAGGTCCCGAGCTTCAAGTGTGTTTCTATATCCGATTACAAG GGAGTCCATTTGGATAAAGAAGATATTCACGACGAGGAAGATCTTGATGAATCGGATAAATCACATCATCATATAGCTCCAGAATATAAAGGTTTAATTGCCATTCATGCTGGGAAGTCAAAAGGAGGTATAGAAGCATGGCTCAAAGTCGATCCGGAGAAAGCGAGGCGTATAAGTTTAAGTGAGCAGCAACTTGAAAAGGCTGTTATAACTCATGGAAAAGAAATTGTCAG GTTTACTCAGAAGAATATTCTGAGGGTGTTTCCGAAAGGTACTCGCATTGACTCGTCGAATTATAACCCATTAATTGGTTGGGTTCATGGAGCTCAAATGGTTGCATTCAACATGCAG GGATATGGGAGATCACTTTGGTTGATGCATGGTATGTTCAGAGCCAATGGAGGATGTGGTTATGTTAAAAAACCTGATTTTCTCTTAACGACCGGTCCGGATAACAAGGTATTCGATCCTAAAGCTAAGTTACCCGTGAAGACTACTTTGAAG GTGACTGTATACATGGGAGAAGGATGGTATTACGATTTCAAGCATACACACTTCGATCAATATTCACCTCCCGATTTCTAtacaaga GTTGGGATTGCGGGAGTCCCGAATGATAGTATAATGAAAAAAACAAAGGCAATAGAGGACAATTGGTTGCCTACATGGAACGAGGTATTCGAGTTTCCGCTTACCGTTCCAGAACTAGCCCTACTTCGCATAGAAGTCCACGAGTACGACATGTCTGAGAAAGACGACTTTGGTGGCCAGACATGCCTACCTGTTTCGGAGTTAAGAAGCGGCATTCGAGCAGTTTCACTTCATAGCCAGAAGGGAGATAAATACAACTCTGTAAAGCTTCTTATGCGCtttgaattttattaa